A stretch of Henckelia pumila isolate YLH828 chromosome 4, ASM3356847v2, whole genome shotgun sequence DNA encodes these proteins:
- the LOC140894780 gene encoding uncharacterized protein isoform X1: MQSQDNFNSQVGQGTNVPPYAFQQRPGSASATPTVLPPLTFHQRPLGSQAQAIRPAHPTFPRAPGSLSFIHTPPGAPRQGPIACVPSHAMNSGHSYFTHQPPPLLQGSTEASRSFPASELQHFPWRQSAPQISPTVHIPAPGSYLLPSLQRSAGPPLQPPSHHASRPPLPSYVSTSSSLMSDPLVTSTRPFSQHSYPHTIGSLPPPPFPQPPPPPPPPMPPSPPGVPPLPPSSPPNLSKNDGIRELKEDSPYDNDSISKDHPSTVKTAKDRNASSANIIFYSTEIVSVPEATDATFAHSPGDSDMDMEDDITQPDVEKSCISRNPNEERLSFPQDDVRIEHVQVSQHPGGHRPSEVALDGSLLYTGSSLIGPKIPPSGNQPVTGDAISEFNDSVPTATGVNDLEVNAQLFSAQHANFSQLNPPVASADTIGGKLSDQLMEAESPFKLLQGYVTDDGSENDVKSPRVDIRHSNKHPPSKSMVVSFAPGKTEEFSDRNLKNQESTRVGTDLEDANIQKPNVRSNDAKSNIDEFGRLVREGVSDSDTSDSPRYTRRHGRRGRRQSRSQSRSRSPRDRRRRSPFRRKERRRRSRSLSPKRRRSRSKSPALRRGNEVDGDKLRRGKVQFPECFDFIRGKCYRGATCRYSHHESDKSEKLRNNRGRQQYHDTPPTLGNYNLHAERIPEKNSVLKNKVASDKELTLLEETHGVKEEKNNKELPVDSVAHFPDKLNYVQSSSPLVADVAARNLSIFSSPDMALGNENSLILEFPAQNLLVNPVVDQKSKQMDDSLTCESSPVKASGALSIHLPSDKREPAEDPVGNIWVGGSPKTKPHSIDEVPPLSRNLNDLSPFIATSPFQLPIPLPSVSQDTSSHFGRGIPQNHNMVSSTAPFLLKNDQNSPYQAPVSYQHSHMHEPPNSWSSSFVSPPQLRHTHLTLNVTSGDRSSLLDQHMQQSSLPPGNGFSSYGSIRTNPSELRTQSEIGQYQAYPSSQEPGQIPHKADRNRSSSSYASNLMSQQVERHRLGEDSAHSIPRMNFLQSVSESLPKSFPMHSPPRGTNAFIVGSLPSSSNPSGSLPYLQQNYYGMNSTSRVAPDSLERNHHGFVGPRISNNFNPYASTFDHPPSSRFATNALILENDTPFNSKHDPPLGLSSDHFYEHKIGSVNLPSIVSSSTSARLAQGFLSRPVGKQYDPLLDSIEPAPNSFGIADQQKHETTGDSYDIHRFKLEEGVVVSANYSPEIEEFGETADAEVGAVVNGSPGNPHVSAEMNAGEIEITQVKESGKHKKGKDSRSMKLFKVSIATFVKEVLKPSWRQGNMSKEAFKTIVKKTVDKVSSAMKSHKIPKSQAKINHYIDSSRGKLTKLIMGYVDKYVKT; the protein is encoded by the exons ATGCAGAGTCAAGACAATTTTAACAGTCAGGTTGGGCAGGGTACTAACGTGCCCCCTTATGCATTTCAGCAACGCCCAGGTAGTGCGTCTGCTACCCCTACTGTACTTCCGCCTCTTACTTTCCATCAGCGTCCACTTGGTTCACAAGCACAAGCTATTAGACCAGCGCATCCGACTTTCCCTCGTGCACCAGGCAGCCTTTCATTCATACACACTCCACCTGGTGCTCCTCGTCAAGGTCCAATTGCATGTGTTCCTTCTCATGCAATGAATTCTGGCCACTCTTATTTCACTCATCAACCACCTCCTTTATTGCAAGGAAGTACTGAAGCCTCTCGTTCCTTTCCAGCTTCTGAACTGCAACATTTCCCATGGAGGCAAAGTGCTCCTCAAATTTCGCCTACTGTACATATTCCTGCACCTGGGTCTTACCTACTTCCTTCCTTACAACGGTCTGCAGGTCCACCCCTTCAACCGCCATCTCATCATGCTTCACGACCCCCTCTGCCGTCTTACGTGTCCACTTCTAGTTCCCTGATGAGCGATCCATTAGTGACTTCGACTCGCCCATTCTCTCAACATTCCTATCCACACACGATAGGTTCGCTGCCACCTCCGCCATTCCCTCAGccaccacctccacctccacctccaatGCCCCCTTCTCCTCCTGGAGTTCCACCCCTTCCTCCATCTTCACCGCCTAATCTTTCAAAGAATGATGGAATCCGCGAGTTGAAGGAAGACTCGCCATACGACAATGATTCGATATCAAAAGATCACCCTTCTACAGTGAAAACTGCAAAGGATAGAAATGCAAGTAGtgctaatattattttttactcaACTGAAATTGTCTCTGTTCCGGAAGCTACAGATGCCACTTTTGCACATTCTCCTGGTGATTCTGATATGGATATGGAAG ATGATATAACTCAGCCTGATGTGGAGAAGAGTTGCATATCCAGAAATCCGAATGAGGAGCGCCTTTCATTTCCGCAAGATGATGTCCGCATTGAGCATGTGCAAGTTTCACAGCATCCTGGAGGCCACAGACCGTCTGAAGTTGCTCTAGACGGTAGTTTACTTTATACCGGATCCTCATTAATAG GCCCTAAAATCCCACCATCTGGCAATCAGCCTGTCACTGGGGATGCAATTTCAGAATTTAATGATTCAGTCCCAACAGCAACTGGAGTAAATGATTTGGAAGTCAATGCCCAGTTATTCTCTGCCCAACATGCAAATTTCAGCCAACTTAATCCTCCAGTAGCTTCTGCAGATACTATTGGTGGGAAACTCTCCGATCAGCTTATGGAAGCTGAAAGTCCTTTTAAACTGCTGCAGGGATATGTTACTGATGATGGTTCTGAAAATGATGTAAAAAGTCCTCGTGTTGATATTAGGCATTCAAACAAACATCCGCCTTCAAAATCTATGGTTGTATCTTTTGCACCTGGGAAAACCGAGGAATTTTCTGATAGAAACCTAAAAAATCAAGAATCTACCAGGGTTGGAACTGATCTTGAAGATGCCAATATTCAGAAGCCAAATGTGAGAAGCAATGATGCTAAATCGAATATAGATGAGTTTGGAAGATTGGTCAGAGAAGGTGTTAGTGACAGCGACACCAGCGATTCTCCACGATATACTCGGAGACATGGAAGGAGAGGCAGAAGACAGAGTAGAAGTCAAAGCAGAAGTCGCTCTCCACGTGATAGGAGGAGGAGAAGTCCATTTAGGAGAAAAGAGAGGCGCCGCCGCTCCCGCAG TTTGTCTCCTAAGAGAAGACGAAGTAGGAGTAAATCTCCTGCTCTAAGGCGTGGCAACGAGGTTGATGGTGATAAACTGAGACGTGGAAAGGTCCAATTTCCTGAATGCTTTGACTTTATTCGCGGTAAATGCTATCGTGGAGCCACTTGTCGGTATTCACACCATGAGTCCGACAAGAGTGAGAAGTTGAGGAATAATAGGGGCAGGCAACAGTATCATGATACACCACCTACTCTAGGAAATTACAACTTGCATGCGGAGAGAATTCCGGAGAAAAATTCAGTCCTCAAGAACAAAGTAGCAAGTGATAAAGAGTTGACACTTCTTGAAGAGACTCATGGGGTGAAGGAAGAGAAAAATAACAAAGAACTGCCAGTTGATTCTGTGGCACACTTCcctgataaattaaattatgtCCAATCTTCATCCCCTTTAGTTGCTGATGTTGCGGCAAGAAATCTTTCTATTTTTTCTTCTCCTGACATGGCCTTGGGTAACGAAAATTCTCTAATCCTAGAATTTCCTGCACAAAATTTGCTCGtgaaccctgtagttgatcagaAAAGTAAACAGATGGATGATTCTTTGACTTGTGAATCTTCACCTGTGAAAGCATCAGGAGCCTTGTCAATTCATCTTCCTTCCGATAAACGTGAGCCAGCAGAGGATCCTGTTGGGAATATATGGGTTGGTGGAAGCCCTAAAACAAAACCCCATTCAATTGATGAGGTCCCGCCCCTGTCCAGGAATTTGAATGATTTGTCCCCATTTATTGCTACAAGTCCGTTTCAGCTACCCATTCCGTTGCCCTCAGTCTCCCAGGATACGAGCTCCCACTTCGGTCGAGGAATTCCCCAAAATCATAACATGGTGTCGTCTACGGCACCGTTTCTCTTGAAAAATGATCAGAATTCTCCCTATCAAGCTCCTGTGTCTTACCAGCACTCTCATATGCACGAGCCACCCAACTCTTGGTCAAGCTCATTTGTTTCACCACCTCAGCTACGGCACACTCACTTGACTTTAAATGTAACAAGTGGGGATCGGAGCAGTCTACTGGACCAACATATGCAACAGTCTTCACTGCCTCCTGGCAATGGTTTCTCTTCATATGGATCTATACGGACCAATCCTTCTGAATTACGTACTCAATCTGAAATTGGTCAGTATCAAGCATACCCTTCATCTCAAGAACCTGGTCAAATACCCCATAAAGCAGATCGTAACAGATCAAGCAGTTCGTATGCGAGCAATCTAATGAGTCAGCAGGTTGAACGTCATAGATTGGGAGAAGATTCTGCACATTCAATACCACGCATGAATTTTTTACAATCTGTTTCTGAGTCTCTGCCTAAATCATTTCCAATGCATTCACCACCAAGGGGAACAAATGCTTTTATTGTTGGAAGTTTGCCTTCAAGCAGTAATCCTTCTGGTAGCCTACCATACTTGCAACAGAATTACTATGGCATGAATTCAACATCAAGGGTCGCTCCAGATTCTCTTGAGAGGAATCATCATGGCTTTGTGGGACCTagaatttcaaataatttcaaTCCTTATGCATCCACTTTCGATCATCCACCAAGCTCCCGATTTGCCACAAATGCTTTGATCCTGGAAAACGACACACCATTTAATAGTAAACATGATCCCCCACTTGGTTTGAGCTCTGACCATTTCTACGAGCACAAGATCGGAAGTGTTAACTTGCCAAGTATAGTTTCCTCATCAACTTCTGCTCGTCTAGCTCAGGGGTTTTTGTCTAGGCCAGTCGGCAAGCAATATGATCCCCTATTAGACAGCATAGAGCCAGCTCCAAATTCATTTGGAATAGCTGATCAGCAGAAACATGAAACCACGGGTGATTCTTATGATATTCATAGATTCAAACTGGAAGAAGGTGTAGTTGTGTCTGCCAATTATTCTcctgaaattgaagaatttgGAGAGACAGCAGATGCAGAGGTGGGTGCTGTTGTTAATGGAAGCCCAGGAAATCCACACGTTTCAGCTGAAATGAATGCAGGAGAAATTGAGATTACTCAAGTTAAGGAATCTGGAAAACATAAGAAGGGAAAGGATTCTAGATCTATGAAGCTTTTTAAGGTATCTATTGCTACTTTTGTGAAGGAGGTTCTAAAACCGTCATGGCGGCAAGGTAACATGAGCAAGGAGGCATTTAAGACCATTGTAAAGAAAACAGTCGATAAGGTATCTAGTGCTATGAAGAGCCACAAAATACCAAAATCTCAGGCAAAAATTAACCACTACATAGATTCATCACGTGGAAAATTGACCAAGCTTATCATG GGGTATGTTGACAAGTATGTCAAGACATAA
- the LOC140894780 gene encoding uncharacterized protein isoform X4, which produces MQSQDNFNSQVGQGTNVPPYAFQQRPGSASATPTVLPPLTFHQRPLGSQAQAIRPAHPTFPRAPGSLSFIHTPPGAPRQGPIACVPSHAMNSGHSYFTHQPPPLLQGSTEASRSFPASELQHFPWRQSAPQISPTVHIPAPGSYLLPSLQRSAGPPLQPPSHHASRPPLPSYVSTSSSLMSDPLVTSTRPFSQHSYPHTIGSLPPPPFPQPPPPPPPPMPPSPPGVPPLPPSSPPNLSKNDGIRELKEDSPYDNDSISKDHPSTVKTAKDRNASSANIIFYSTEIVSVPEATDATFAHSPGDSDMDMEDDITQPDVEKSCISRNPNEERLSFPQDDVRIEHVQVSQHPGGHRPSEVALDGSLLYTGSSLIGPKIPPSGNQPVTGDAISEFNDSVPTATGVNDLEVNAQLFSAQHANFSQLNPPVASADTIGGKLSDQLMEAESPFKLLQGYVTDDGSENDVKSPRVDIRHSNKHPPSKSMVVSFAPGKTEEFSDRNLKNQESTRVGTDLEDANIQKPNVRSNDAKSNIDEFGRLVREGVSDSDTSDSPRYTRRHGRRGRRQSRSQSRSRSPRDRRRRSPFRRKERRRRSRSLSPKRRRSRSKSPALRRGNEVDGDKLRRGKVQFPECFDFIRGKCYRGATCRYSHHESDKSEKLRNNRGRQQYHDTPPTLGNYNLHAERIPEKNSVLKNKVASDKELTLLEETHGVKEEKNNKELPVDSVAHFPDKLNYVQSSSPLVADVAARNLSIFSSPDMALGNENSLILEFPAQNLLVNPVVDQKSKQMDDSLTCESSPVKASGALSIHLPSDKREPAEDPVGNIWVGGSPKTKPHSIDEVPPLSRNLNDLSPFIATSPFQLPIPLPSVSQDTSSHFGRGIPQNHNMVSSTAPFLLKNDQNSPYQAPVSYQHSHMHEPPNSWSSSFVSPPQLRHTHLTLNVTSGDRSSLLDQHMQQSSLPPGNGFSSYGSIRTNPSELRTQSEIGQYQAYPSSQEPGQIPHKADRNRSSSSYASNLMSQQVERHRLGEDSAHSIPRMNFLQSVSESLPKSFPMHSPPRGTNAFIVGSLPSSSNPSGSLPYLQQNYYGMNSTSRVAPDSLERNHHGFVGPRISNNFNPYASTFDHPPSSRFATNALILENDTPFNSKHDPPLGLSSDHFYEHKIGSVNLPSIVSSSTSARLAQGFLSRPVGKQYDPLLDSIEPAPNSFGIADQQKHETTGDSYDIHRFKLEEGVVVSANYSPEIEEFGETADAEVGAVVNGSPGNPHVSAEMNAGEIEITQVKESGKHKKGKDSRSMKLFKGYVDKYVKT; this is translated from the exons ATGCAGAGTCAAGACAATTTTAACAGTCAGGTTGGGCAGGGTACTAACGTGCCCCCTTATGCATTTCAGCAACGCCCAGGTAGTGCGTCTGCTACCCCTACTGTACTTCCGCCTCTTACTTTCCATCAGCGTCCACTTGGTTCACAAGCACAAGCTATTAGACCAGCGCATCCGACTTTCCCTCGTGCACCAGGCAGCCTTTCATTCATACACACTCCACCTGGTGCTCCTCGTCAAGGTCCAATTGCATGTGTTCCTTCTCATGCAATGAATTCTGGCCACTCTTATTTCACTCATCAACCACCTCCTTTATTGCAAGGAAGTACTGAAGCCTCTCGTTCCTTTCCAGCTTCTGAACTGCAACATTTCCCATGGAGGCAAAGTGCTCCTCAAATTTCGCCTACTGTACATATTCCTGCACCTGGGTCTTACCTACTTCCTTCCTTACAACGGTCTGCAGGTCCACCCCTTCAACCGCCATCTCATCATGCTTCACGACCCCCTCTGCCGTCTTACGTGTCCACTTCTAGTTCCCTGATGAGCGATCCATTAGTGACTTCGACTCGCCCATTCTCTCAACATTCCTATCCACACACGATAGGTTCGCTGCCACCTCCGCCATTCCCTCAGccaccacctccacctccacctccaatGCCCCCTTCTCCTCCTGGAGTTCCACCCCTTCCTCCATCTTCACCGCCTAATCTTTCAAAGAATGATGGAATCCGCGAGTTGAAGGAAGACTCGCCATACGACAATGATTCGATATCAAAAGATCACCCTTCTACAGTGAAAACTGCAAAGGATAGAAATGCAAGTAGtgctaatattattttttactcaACTGAAATTGTCTCTGTTCCGGAAGCTACAGATGCCACTTTTGCACATTCTCCTGGTGATTCTGATATGGATATGGAAG ATGATATAACTCAGCCTGATGTGGAGAAGAGTTGCATATCCAGAAATCCGAATGAGGAGCGCCTTTCATTTCCGCAAGATGATGTCCGCATTGAGCATGTGCAAGTTTCACAGCATCCTGGAGGCCACAGACCGTCTGAAGTTGCTCTAGACGGTAGTTTACTTTATACCGGATCCTCATTAATAG GCCCTAAAATCCCACCATCTGGCAATCAGCCTGTCACTGGGGATGCAATTTCAGAATTTAATGATTCAGTCCCAACAGCAACTGGAGTAAATGATTTGGAAGTCAATGCCCAGTTATTCTCTGCCCAACATGCAAATTTCAGCCAACTTAATCCTCCAGTAGCTTCTGCAGATACTATTGGTGGGAAACTCTCCGATCAGCTTATGGAAGCTGAAAGTCCTTTTAAACTGCTGCAGGGATATGTTACTGATGATGGTTCTGAAAATGATGTAAAAAGTCCTCGTGTTGATATTAGGCATTCAAACAAACATCCGCCTTCAAAATCTATGGTTGTATCTTTTGCACCTGGGAAAACCGAGGAATTTTCTGATAGAAACCTAAAAAATCAAGAATCTACCAGGGTTGGAACTGATCTTGAAGATGCCAATATTCAGAAGCCAAATGTGAGAAGCAATGATGCTAAATCGAATATAGATGAGTTTGGAAGATTGGTCAGAGAAGGTGTTAGTGACAGCGACACCAGCGATTCTCCACGATATACTCGGAGACATGGAAGGAGAGGCAGAAGACAGAGTAGAAGTCAAAGCAGAAGTCGCTCTCCACGTGATAGGAGGAGGAGAAGTCCATTTAGGAGAAAAGAGAGGCGCCGCCGCTCCCGCAG TTTGTCTCCTAAGAGAAGACGAAGTAGGAGTAAATCTCCTGCTCTAAGGCGTGGCAACGAGGTTGATGGTGATAAACTGAGACGTGGAAAGGTCCAATTTCCTGAATGCTTTGACTTTATTCGCGGTAAATGCTATCGTGGAGCCACTTGTCGGTATTCACACCATGAGTCCGACAAGAGTGAGAAGTTGAGGAATAATAGGGGCAGGCAACAGTATCATGATACACCACCTACTCTAGGAAATTACAACTTGCATGCGGAGAGAATTCCGGAGAAAAATTCAGTCCTCAAGAACAAAGTAGCAAGTGATAAAGAGTTGACACTTCTTGAAGAGACTCATGGGGTGAAGGAAGAGAAAAATAACAAAGAACTGCCAGTTGATTCTGTGGCACACTTCcctgataaattaaattatgtCCAATCTTCATCCCCTTTAGTTGCTGATGTTGCGGCAAGAAATCTTTCTATTTTTTCTTCTCCTGACATGGCCTTGGGTAACGAAAATTCTCTAATCCTAGAATTTCCTGCACAAAATTTGCTCGtgaaccctgtagttgatcagaAAAGTAAACAGATGGATGATTCTTTGACTTGTGAATCTTCACCTGTGAAAGCATCAGGAGCCTTGTCAATTCATCTTCCTTCCGATAAACGTGAGCCAGCAGAGGATCCTGTTGGGAATATATGGGTTGGTGGAAGCCCTAAAACAAAACCCCATTCAATTGATGAGGTCCCGCCCCTGTCCAGGAATTTGAATGATTTGTCCCCATTTATTGCTACAAGTCCGTTTCAGCTACCCATTCCGTTGCCCTCAGTCTCCCAGGATACGAGCTCCCACTTCGGTCGAGGAATTCCCCAAAATCATAACATGGTGTCGTCTACGGCACCGTTTCTCTTGAAAAATGATCAGAATTCTCCCTATCAAGCTCCTGTGTCTTACCAGCACTCTCATATGCACGAGCCACCCAACTCTTGGTCAAGCTCATTTGTTTCACCACCTCAGCTACGGCACACTCACTTGACTTTAAATGTAACAAGTGGGGATCGGAGCAGTCTACTGGACCAACATATGCAACAGTCTTCACTGCCTCCTGGCAATGGTTTCTCTTCATATGGATCTATACGGACCAATCCTTCTGAATTACGTACTCAATCTGAAATTGGTCAGTATCAAGCATACCCTTCATCTCAAGAACCTGGTCAAATACCCCATAAAGCAGATCGTAACAGATCAAGCAGTTCGTATGCGAGCAATCTAATGAGTCAGCAGGTTGAACGTCATAGATTGGGAGAAGATTCTGCACATTCAATACCACGCATGAATTTTTTACAATCTGTTTCTGAGTCTCTGCCTAAATCATTTCCAATGCATTCACCACCAAGGGGAACAAATGCTTTTATTGTTGGAAGTTTGCCTTCAAGCAGTAATCCTTCTGGTAGCCTACCATACTTGCAACAGAATTACTATGGCATGAATTCAACATCAAGGGTCGCTCCAGATTCTCTTGAGAGGAATCATCATGGCTTTGTGGGACCTagaatttcaaataatttcaaTCCTTATGCATCCACTTTCGATCATCCACCAAGCTCCCGATTTGCCACAAATGCTTTGATCCTGGAAAACGACACACCATTTAATAGTAAACATGATCCCCCACTTGGTTTGAGCTCTGACCATTTCTACGAGCACAAGATCGGAAGTGTTAACTTGCCAAGTATAGTTTCCTCATCAACTTCTGCTCGTCTAGCTCAGGGGTTTTTGTCTAGGCCAGTCGGCAAGCAATATGATCCCCTATTAGACAGCATAGAGCCAGCTCCAAATTCATTTGGAATAGCTGATCAGCAGAAACATGAAACCACGGGTGATTCTTATGATATTCATAGATTCAAACTGGAAGAAGGTGTAGTTGTGTCTGCCAATTATTCTcctgaaattgaagaatttgGAGAGACAGCAGATGCAGAGGTGGGTGCTGTTGTTAATGGAAGCCCAGGAAATCCACACGTTTCAGCTGAAATGAATGCAGGAGAAATTGAGATTACTCAAGTTAAGGAATCTGGAAAACATAAGAAGGGAAAGGATTCTAGATCTATGAAGCTTTTTAAG GGGTATGTTGACAAGTATGTCAAGACATAA